One window from the genome of Osmerus eperlanus chromosome 3, fOsmEpe2.1, whole genome shotgun sequence encodes:
- the ift88 gene encoding intraflagellar transport protein 88 homolog isoform X1 encodes MEHVHLAGEEEDDLYSGYNDYNPTFDSEELDNDAGFQQAVRTSHGRRPPMTAKFPGTAIGGRPLGTAFGVESRFGRESRLLKSRIPMASSMGRPMTGAVQDGAARPMTAVRAAGYTSTMSRGSTFDPLGQSKGPAPPLEAKNEDTPEEKNKLLEKNVNDLIEESCLAHGRGDLQLSLEKAKEAGRKERALARQREQSGNADHINLDLTYSVLFNLATQYGNNEMYPEALNTYQVIVKNKMFSNAGRLKVNMANIYFKQKNYPKAIKFYRMALDQISNAHKEMRIKIMQNIGIGFIRMGQYSDAITSFEHIMSESPNIKTGFNLILCYYAIGDRERMKKSFQKLICVPLGIDEEDKYIPTNDDTKANLVIEAIKNDKLHQMERERKALAEKFIMTSAKLIAPAIETSFAAGFDWCVEMVKSSQYVELANDLEINKAITYLRQRDFNQAVETLRTFEKKDSRVKSAAATNLSFLFFLEKDYDQADRYADLAMTADRYNPAALINKGNTVFVRHDYAKAAEFYKEALRNDSSCTEALYNLGLTYKRLVRLEESLDCFLKLHAILRNSAQVMHQLASLYEMLEDPHQAIEWLMQLISVTPTDPHVLAKLGELYDSEGDKSQAFQYYYESFRYFPSNIEVIEWLGAYYIDTQFCEKAIQYFERATLIQPTQVKWQLMVASCYRRSGNYQRALETYKDIHRKFPDNVECLRFLVRLCTDMGLKEVQDYATKLKKVEKMKEIREQRVKSAREGSARGRRENSASSVGTPLGTPKPVQTSPKKAIDVDIKAVSVSETKHSPVLEPGRDSGQSSHGASAKGERLSARLRALPGANEPYEASSQRDIDASYVDPLGPQIERPKTAAKKRMEDDEFADEELGEDLLPE; translated from the exons ATGGAGCATGTGCATcttgctggagaggaggaggatgacctGTACTCGGGCTACAATGACTACAACCCAACATTTGACTCGGAG GAGCTTGACAATGATGCAGGTTTCCAGCAGGCCGTCAGAACCAGTCATGGTAGAAGACCTCCA ATGACTGCTAAGTTCCCTGGCACTGCAATTGGAGGACGGCCTTTGGGGACAGCTTTTGGA GTTGAGAGCAGAtttggcagggagagcaggctTTTGAAG TCCAGGATTCCCATGGCCTCTTCTATGGGTCGTCCCATGACAGGAGCTGTACAG gatggaGCAGCCAGGCCTATGACTGCTGTTAGAGCTGCCGGCTACACATCAACCATGAGCAGAG GTTCGACCTTTGACCCCCTGGGTCAGTCCAAGGGACCCGCCCCTCCTCTGGAGGCCAAAAATGAGGATAC GCCTGAGGAGAAGAACAAGCTCCTGGAGAAGAACGTGAATGATCTGATCGAGGAAAGCTGCCTGGCTCACGGCCGAGGGGACCTGCAGCTG tcTCTGGAGAAGGCCAAAGAAGCAGGTCGAAAGGAGAGAGCTCttgcgagacagagagagcagtcaGGCAACGCTGACCACATCAACCTGGACCTCACCTACTCT GTTCTGTTCAACTTGGCGACCCAGTATGGTAACAATGAGATGTACCCAGAAGCCCTGAACACGTACCAGGTCATCGTGAAGAACAAGATGTTCAGTAACGCAG GAAGGCTAAAAGTCAACATGGCCAACATCTACTTCAAGCAGAAGAACTACCCCAAGGCTATCAAGTTCTACCGCATGGCCTTGGACCAGATCTCCAACGCCCACAAGGAGATGAGGATCAAGATCATGCAGAACATCGGCATCGGCTTCATCCGTATGGGCCAATACTCGGATGCCATCACCTCCTTTGAACACATCATGAGCGAAAGCCCAAACATCAAGACGGGCTTCAACCTCATCCTGTGCTACTACGCCatcggagacagggagaggatgaagaagtCCTTCCAGAAGCTCATCTGCGTTCCTCTGGGCATCgatgaggaagacaagtacATCCCCACCAAC GACGACACCAAAGCCAACCTGGTGATCGAAGCTATCAAGAACGACAAGCTGCACCAGATGGAAAGAGAGCG gaAAGCCTTGGCTGAGAAGTTCATCATGACGTCTGCCAAGCTCATTGCTCCAGCCATCGAGACATCCTTTGCTGCTGGGTTTGACTG gtgtgtggagaTGGTGAAGAGCTCCCAGTACGTGGAGTTGGCCAACGATCTGGAGATCAACAAAGCCATCACCTACCTCCGACAGAGGGACTTCAACCAA GCTGTGGAAACCCTGAGGACCTTTGAGAAGAAAGACAGCAGAGTGAAGAGTGCTGCCGCCACCaacctctccttcctgttcttCCTG GAGAAGGACTACGACCAGGCGGATCGCTACGCTGACCTGGCCATGACGGCGGACCGCTACAACCCGGCCGCGTTGATCAACAAGGGCAACACGGTGTTCGTGAGGCATGACTACGCTAAGGCTGCTGAGTTCTACAAGGAGGCCCTCAGGAACGACTCCTCCTGCACCGAGGCCCTCTACAACCTGG GTCTGACCTATAAGCGCCTGGTTCGTCTGGAGGAGTCCCTGGACTGCTTCCTCAAACTGCACGCCATCCTCAGGAACAGCGCCCAGGTTATGCACCAGCTGGCCAGCCT CTATGAGATGCTGGAGGACCCCCACCAGGCTATCGAGTGGCTGATGCAGTTGATCAGCGTGACGCCCACAGACCCCCACGTGCTGGCCAAGCTGGGGGAGCTATATGACAGCGAGGGAGATAAATCCCAGGCCTTCCAGTACTACTATGAG TCGTTCCGATACTTCCCCTCCAACATCGAGGTGATAGAGTGGCTGGGAGCTTACTACATCGACACCCAGTTCTGTGAGAAGGCCATCCAGTACTTTGAGAGAGCCACACTCATCCA aCCCACCCAGGTGAAGTGGCAGCTGATGGTGGCTAGCTGTTACAGGAGGAGTG GAAACTATCAGAGAGCTCTGGAGACATACAAAGACATACATCGGAAGTTTCCAGACAATGTTGAAT GTCTTCGTTTCCTGGTGAGGCTGTGCACAGACATGGGGCTGAAGGAGGTTCAGGACTATGCCACCAAACTGAAGAAAGTGGAGAAGATGAAGGAAATCAGAGAGCAG agGGTGAAGTCCGCCAGGGAGGGCAGTGCCAGGGGCCGCAGAGAGAACAGTGCCAGTAGTG TGGGTACCCCTTTGGGTACCCCGAAGCCTGTCCAAACCTCTCCCAAGAAGGCCATAG ATGTGGATATCAAAGCAG TGTCGGTCTCTGAGACTAAACACAGTCCAGTTCTGGAGCCAGGCAGAG acaGCGGGCAGAGCAGCCATGGTGCCAGCGCCAAAGGAGAGCGTCTGAGCGCCAGGCTGAGGGCGCTGCCCGGCGCCAACGAGCCCTACGAGGCCAGCAGCCAGAGAGACATAG ATGCCTCCTACGTGGACCCTCTGGGGCCACAGATTGAGAGACCGAAGACTGCGGCCAAAAAGCGCATGGAAGATGATGAGTTTGCGGACgaggagctgggagaggacCTCCTACCAGAGtag
- the ift88 gene encoding intraflagellar transport protein 88 homolog isoform X4: protein MEHVHLAGEEEDDLYSGYNDYNPTFDSEELDNDAGFQQAVRTSHGRRPPMTAKFPGTAIGGRPLGTAFGVESRFGRESRLLKSRIPMASSMGRPMTGAVQDGAARPMTAVRAAGYTSTMSRGSTFDPLGQSKGPAPPLEAKNEDTPEEKNKLLEKNVNDLIEESCLAHGRGDLQLSLEKAKEAGRKERALARQREQSGNADHINLDLTYSVLFNLATQYGNNEMYPEALNTYQVIVKNKMFSNAGRLKVNMANIYFKQKNYPKAIKFYRMALDQISNAHKEMRIKIMQNIGIGFIRMGQYSDAITSFEHIMSESPNIKTGFNLILCYYAIGDRERMKKSFQKLICVPLGIDEEDKYIPTNDDTKANLVIEAIKNDKLHQMERERKALAEKFIMTSAKLIAPAIETSFAAGFDWCVEMVKSSQYVELANDLEINKAITYLRQRDFNQAVETLRTFEKKDSRVKSAAATNLSFLFFLEKDYDQADRYADLAMTADRYNPAALINKGNTVFVRHDYAKAAEFYKEALRNDSSCTEALYNLGLTYKRLVRLEESLDCFLKLHAILRNSAQVMHQLASLYEMLEDPHQAIEWLMQLISVTPTDPHVLAKLGELYDSEGDKSQAFQYYYESFRYFPSNIEVIEWLGAYYIDTQFCEKAIQYFERATLIQPTQVKWQLMVASCYRRSGNYQRALETYKDIHRKFPDNVECLRFLVRLCTDMGLKEVQDYATKLKKVEKMKEIREQRVKSAREGSARGRRENSASSDVDIKAVSVSETKHSPVLEPGRDSGQSSHGASAKGERLSARLRALPGANEPYEASSQRDIDASYVDPLGPQIERPKTAAKKRMEDDEFADEELGEDLLPE from the exons ATGGAGCATGTGCATcttgctggagaggaggaggatgacctGTACTCGGGCTACAATGACTACAACCCAACATTTGACTCGGAG GAGCTTGACAATGATGCAGGTTTCCAGCAGGCCGTCAGAACCAGTCATGGTAGAAGACCTCCA ATGACTGCTAAGTTCCCTGGCACTGCAATTGGAGGACGGCCTTTGGGGACAGCTTTTGGA GTTGAGAGCAGAtttggcagggagagcaggctTTTGAAG TCCAGGATTCCCATGGCCTCTTCTATGGGTCGTCCCATGACAGGAGCTGTACAG gatggaGCAGCCAGGCCTATGACTGCTGTTAGAGCTGCCGGCTACACATCAACCATGAGCAGAG GTTCGACCTTTGACCCCCTGGGTCAGTCCAAGGGACCCGCCCCTCCTCTGGAGGCCAAAAATGAGGATAC GCCTGAGGAGAAGAACAAGCTCCTGGAGAAGAACGTGAATGATCTGATCGAGGAAAGCTGCCTGGCTCACGGCCGAGGGGACCTGCAGCTG tcTCTGGAGAAGGCCAAAGAAGCAGGTCGAAAGGAGAGAGCTCttgcgagacagagagagcagtcaGGCAACGCTGACCACATCAACCTGGACCTCACCTACTCT GTTCTGTTCAACTTGGCGACCCAGTATGGTAACAATGAGATGTACCCAGAAGCCCTGAACACGTACCAGGTCATCGTGAAGAACAAGATGTTCAGTAACGCAG GAAGGCTAAAAGTCAACATGGCCAACATCTACTTCAAGCAGAAGAACTACCCCAAGGCTATCAAGTTCTACCGCATGGCCTTGGACCAGATCTCCAACGCCCACAAGGAGATGAGGATCAAGATCATGCAGAACATCGGCATCGGCTTCATCCGTATGGGCCAATACTCGGATGCCATCACCTCCTTTGAACACATCATGAGCGAAAGCCCAAACATCAAGACGGGCTTCAACCTCATCCTGTGCTACTACGCCatcggagacagggagaggatgaagaagtCCTTCCAGAAGCTCATCTGCGTTCCTCTGGGCATCgatgaggaagacaagtacATCCCCACCAAC GACGACACCAAAGCCAACCTGGTGATCGAAGCTATCAAGAACGACAAGCTGCACCAGATGGAAAGAGAGCG gaAAGCCTTGGCTGAGAAGTTCATCATGACGTCTGCCAAGCTCATTGCTCCAGCCATCGAGACATCCTTTGCTGCTGGGTTTGACTG gtgtgtggagaTGGTGAAGAGCTCCCAGTACGTGGAGTTGGCCAACGATCTGGAGATCAACAAAGCCATCACCTACCTCCGACAGAGGGACTTCAACCAA GCTGTGGAAACCCTGAGGACCTTTGAGAAGAAAGACAGCAGAGTGAAGAGTGCTGCCGCCACCaacctctccttcctgttcttCCTG GAGAAGGACTACGACCAGGCGGATCGCTACGCTGACCTGGCCATGACGGCGGACCGCTACAACCCGGCCGCGTTGATCAACAAGGGCAACACGGTGTTCGTGAGGCATGACTACGCTAAGGCTGCTGAGTTCTACAAGGAGGCCCTCAGGAACGACTCCTCCTGCACCGAGGCCCTCTACAACCTGG GTCTGACCTATAAGCGCCTGGTTCGTCTGGAGGAGTCCCTGGACTGCTTCCTCAAACTGCACGCCATCCTCAGGAACAGCGCCCAGGTTATGCACCAGCTGGCCAGCCT CTATGAGATGCTGGAGGACCCCCACCAGGCTATCGAGTGGCTGATGCAGTTGATCAGCGTGACGCCCACAGACCCCCACGTGCTGGCCAAGCTGGGGGAGCTATATGACAGCGAGGGAGATAAATCCCAGGCCTTCCAGTACTACTATGAG TCGTTCCGATACTTCCCCTCCAACATCGAGGTGATAGAGTGGCTGGGAGCTTACTACATCGACACCCAGTTCTGTGAGAAGGCCATCCAGTACTTTGAGAGAGCCACACTCATCCA aCCCACCCAGGTGAAGTGGCAGCTGATGGTGGCTAGCTGTTACAGGAGGAGTG GAAACTATCAGAGAGCTCTGGAGACATACAAAGACATACATCGGAAGTTTCCAGACAATGTTGAAT GTCTTCGTTTCCTGGTGAGGCTGTGCACAGACATGGGGCTGAAGGAGGTTCAGGACTATGCCACCAAACTGAAGAAAGTGGAGAAGATGAAGGAAATCAGAGAGCAG agGGTGAAGTCCGCCAGGGAGGGCAGTGCCAGGGGCCGCAGAGAGAACAGTGCCAGTAGTG ATGTGGATATCAAAGCAG TGTCGGTCTCTGAGACTAAACACAGTCCAGTTCTGGAGCCAGGCAGAG acaGCGGGCAGAGCAGCCATGGTGCCAGCGCCAAAGGAGAGCGTCTGAGCGCCAGGCTGAGGGCGCTGCCCGGCGCCAACGAGCCCTACGAGGCCAGCAGCCAGAGAGACATAG ATGCCTCCTACGTGGACCCTCTGGGGCCACAGATTGAGAGACCGAAGACTGCGGCCAAAAAGCGCATGGAAGATGATGAGTTTGCGGACgaggagctgggagaggacCTCCTACCAGAGtag
- the ift88 gene encoding intraflagellar transport protein 88 homolog isoform X3, with translation MEHVHLAGEEEDDLYSGYNDYNPTFDSEELDNDAGFQQAVRTSHGRRPPMTAKFPGTAIGGRPLGTAFGVESRFGRESRLLKSRIPMASSMGRPMTGAVQDGAARPMTAVRAAGYTSTMSRGSTFDPLGQSKGPAPPLEAKNEDTPEEKNKLLEKNVNDLIEESCLAHGRGDLQLSLEKAKEAGRKERALARQREQSGNADHINLDLTYSVLFNLATQYGNNEMYPEALNTYQVIVKNKMFSNAGRLKVNMANIYFKQKNYPKAIKFYRMALDQISNAHKEMRIKIMQNIGIGFIRMGQYSDAITSFEHIMSESPNIKTGFNLILCYYAIGDRERMKKSFQKLICVPLGIDEEDKYIPTNDDTKANLVIEAIKNDKLHQMERERKALAEKFIMTSAKLIAPAIETSFAAGFDWCVEMVKSSQYVELANDLEINKAITYLRQRDFNQAVETLRTFEKKDSRVKSAAATNLSFLFFLEKDYDQADRYADLAMTADRYNPAALINKGNTVFVRHDYAKAAEFYKEALRNDSSCTEALYNLGLTYKRLVRLEESLDCFLKLHAILRNSAQVMHQLASLYEMLEDPHQAIEWLMQLISVTPTDPHVLAKLGELYDSEGDKSQAFQYYYESFRYFPSNIEVIEWLGAYYIDTQFCEKAIQYFERATLIQPTQVKWQLMVASCYRRSGNYQRALETYKDIHRKFPDNVECLRFLVRLCTDMGLKEVQDYATKLKKVEKMKEIREQRVKSAREGSARGRRENSASSVGTPLGTPKPVQTSPKKAIDVDIKADSGQSSHGASAKGERLSARLRALPGANEPYEASSQRDIDASYVDPLGPQIERPKTAAKKRMEDDEFADEELGEDLLPE, from the exons ATGGAGCATGTGCATcttgctggagaggaggaggatgacctGTACTCGGGCTACAATGACTACAACCCAACATTTGACTCGGAG GAGCTTGACAATGATGCAGGTTTCCAGCAGGCCGTCAGAACCAGTCATGGTAGAAGACCTCCA ATGACTGCTAAGTTCCCTGGCACTGCAATTGGAGGACGGCCTTTGGGGACAGCTTTTGGA GTTGAGAGCAGAtttggcagggagagcaggctTTTGAAG TCCAGGATTCCCATGGCCTCTTCTATGGGTCGTCCCATGACAGGAGCTGTACAG gatggaGCAGCCAGGCCTATGACTGCTGTTAGAGCTGCCGGCTACACATCAACCATGAGCAGAG GTTCGACCTTTGACCCCCTGGGTCAGTCCAAGGGACCCGCCCCTCCTCTGGAGGCCAAAAATGAGGATAC GCCTGAGGAGAAGAACAAGCTCCTGGAGAAGAACGTGAATGATCTGATCGAGGAAAGCTGCCTGGCTCACGGCCGAGGGGACCTGCAGCTG tcTCTGGAGAAGGCCAAAGAAGCAGGTCGAAAGGAGAGAGCTCttgcgagacagagagagcagtcaGGCAACGCTGACCACATCAACCTGGACCTCACCTACTCT GTTCTGTTCAACTTGGCGACCCAGTATGGTAACAATGAGATGTACCCAGAAGCCCTGAACACGTACCAGGTCATCGTGAAGAACAAGATGTTCAGTAACGCAG GAAGGCTAAAAGTCAACATGGCCAACATCTACTTCAAGCAGAAGAACTACCCCAAGGCTATCAAGTTCTACCGCATGGCCTTGGACCAGATCTCCAACGCCCACAAGGAGATGAGGATCAAGATCATGCAGAACATCGGCATCGGCTTCATCCGTATGGGCCAATACTCGGATGCCATCACCTCCTTTGAACACATCATGAGCGAAAGCCCAAACATCAAGACGGGCTTCAACCTCATCCTGTGCTACTACGCCatcggagacagggagaggatgaagaagtCCTTCCAGAAGCTCATCTGCGTTCCTCTGGGCATCgatgaggaagacaagtacATCCCCACCAAC GACGACACCAAAGCCAACCTGGTGATCGAAGCTATCAAGAACGACAAGCTGCACCAGATGGAAAGAGAGCG gaAAGCCTTGGCTGAGAAGTTCATCATGACGTCTGCCAAGCTCATTGCTCCAGCCATCGAGACATCCTTTGCTGCTGGGTTTGACTG gtgtgtggagaTGGTGAAGAGCTCCCAGTACGTGGAGTTGGCCAACGATCTGGAGATCAACAAAGCCATCACCTACCTCCGACAGAGGGACTTCAACCAA GCTGTGGAAACCCTGAGGACCTTTGAGAAGAAAGACAGCAGAGTGAAGAGTGCTGCCGCCACCaacctctccttcctgttcttCCTG GAGAAGGACTACGACCAGGCGGATCGCTACGCTGACCTGGCCATGACGGCGGACCGCTACAACCCGGCCGCGTTGATCAACAAGGGCAACACGGTGTTCGTGAGGCATGACTACGCTAAGGCTGCTGAGTTCTACAAGGAGGCCCTCAGGAACGACTCCTCCTGCACCGAGGCCCTCTACAACCTGG GTCTGACCTATAAGCGCCTGGTTCGTCTGGAGGAGTCCCTGGACTGCTTCCTCAAACTGCACGCCATCCTCAGGAACAGCGCCCAGGTTATGCACCAGCTGGCCAGCCT CTATGAGATGCTGGAGGACCCCCACCAGGCTATCGAGTGGCTGATGCAGTTGATCAGCGTGACGCCCACAGACCCCCACGTGCTGGCCAAGCTGGGGGAGCTATATGACAGCGAGGGAGATAAATCCCAGGCCTTCCAGTACTACTATGAG TCGTTCCGATACTTCCCCTCCAACATCGAGGTGATAGAGTGGCTGGGAGCTTACTACATCGACACCCAGTTCTGTGAGAAGGCCATCCAGTACTTTGAGAGAGCCACACTCATCCA aCCCACCCAGGTGAAGTGGCAGCTGATGGTGGCTAGCTGTTACAGGAGGAGTG GAAACTATCAGAGAGCTCTGGAGACATACAAAGACATACATCGGAAGTTTCCAGACAATGTTGAAT GTCTTCGTTTCCTGGTGAGGCTGTGCACAGACATGGGGCTGAAGGAGGTTCAGGACTATGCCACCAAACTGAAGAAAGTGGAGAAGATGAAGGAAATCAGAGAGCAG agGGTGAAGTCCGCCAGGGAGGGCAGTGCCAGGGGCCGCAGAGAGAACAGTGCCAGTAGTG TGGGTACCCCTTTGGGTACCCCGAAGCCTGTCCAAACCTCTCCCAAGAAGGCCATAG ATGTGGATATCAAAGCAG acaGCGGGCAGAGCAGCCATGGTGCCAGCGCCAAAGGAGAGCGTCTGAGCGCCAGGCTGAGGGCGCTGCCCGGCGCCAACGAGCCCTACGAGGCCAGCAGCCAGAGAGACATAG ATGCCTCCTACGTGGACCCTCTGGGGCCACAGATTGAGAGACCGAAGACTGCGGCCAAAAAGCGCATGGAAGATGATGAGTTTGCGGACgaggagctgggagaggacCTCCTACCAGAGtag
- the ift88 gene encoding intraflagellar transport protein 88 homolog isoform X5, giving the protein MEHVHLAGEEEDDLYSGYNDYNPTFDSEELDNDAGFQQAVRTSHGRRPPMTAKFPGTAIGGRPLGTAFGSRIPMASSMGRPMTGAVQDGAARPMTAVRAAGYTSTMSRGSTFDPLGQSKGPAPPLEAKNEDTPEEKNKLLEKNVNDLIEESCLAHGRGDLQLSLEKAKEAGRKERALARQREQSGNADHINLDLTYSVLFNLATQYGNNEMYPEALNTYQVIVKNKMFSNAGRLKVNMANIYFKQKNYPKAIKFYRMALDQISNAHKEMRIKIMQNIGIGFIRMGQYSDAITSFEHIMSESPNIKTGFNLILCYYAIGDRERMKKSFQKLICVPLGIDEEDKYIPTNDDTKANLVIEAIKNDKLHQMERERKALAEKFIMTSAKLIAPAIETSFAAGFDWCVEMVKSSQYVELANDLEINKAITYLRQRDFNQAVETLRTFEKKDSRVKSAAATNLSFLFFLEKDYDQADRYADLAMTADRYNPAALINKGNTVFVRHDYAKAAEFYKEALRNDSSCTEALYNLGLTYKRLVRLEESLDCFLKLHAILRNSAQVMHQLASLYEMLEDPHQAIEWLMQLISVTPTDPHVLAKLGELYDSEGDKSQAFQYYYESFRYFPSNIEVIEWLGAYYIDTQFCEKAIQYFERATLIQPTQVKWQLMVASCYRRSGNYQRALETYKDIHRKFPDNVECLRFLVRLCTDMGLKEVQDYATKLKKVEKMKEIREQRVKSAREGSARGRRENSASSDVDIKAVSVSETKHSPVLEPGRDSGQSSHGASAKGERLSARLRALPGANEPYEASSQRDIDASYVDPLGPQIERPKTAAKKRMEDDEFADEELGEDLLPE; this is encoded by the exons ATGGAGCATGTGCATcttgctggagaggaggaggatgacctGTACTCGGGCTACAATGACTACAACCCAACATTTGACTCGGAG GAGCTTGACAATGATGCAGGTTTCCAGCAGGCCGTCAGAACCAGTCATGGTAGAAGACCTCCA ATGACTGCTAAGTTCCCTGGCACTGCAATTGGAGGACGGCCTTTGGGGACAGCTTTTGGA TCCAGGATTCCCATGGCCTCTTCTATGGGTCGTCCCATGACAGGAGCTGTACAG gatggaGCAGCCAGGCCTATGACTGCTGTTAGAGCTGCCGGCTACACATCAACCATGAGCAGAG GTTCGACCTTTGACCCCCTGGGTCAGTCCAAGGGACCCGCCCCTCCTCTGGAGGCCAAAAATGAGGATAC GCCTGAGGAGAAGAACAAGCTCCTGGAGAAGAACGTGAATGATCTGATCGAGGAAAGCTGCCTGGCTCACGGCCGAGGGGACCTGCAGCTG tcTCTGGAGAAGGCCAAAGAAGCAGGTCGAAAGGAGAGAGCTCttgcgagacagagagagcagtcaGGCAACGCTGACCACATCAACCTGGACCTCACCTACTCT GTTCTGTTCAACTTGGCGACCCAGTATGGTAACAATGAGATGTACCCAGAAGCCCTGAACACGTACCAGGTCATCGTGAAGAACAAGATGTTCAGTAACGCAG GAAGGCTAAAAGTCAACATGGCCAACATCTACTTCAAGCAGAAGAACTACCCCAAGGCTATCAAGTTCTACCGCATGGCCTTGGACCAGATCTCCAACGCCCACAAGGAGATGAGGATCAAGATCATGCAGAACATCGGCATCGGCTTCATCCGTATGGGCCAATACTCGGATGCCATCACCTCCTTTGAACACATCATGAGCGAAAGCCCAAACATCAAGACGGGCTTCAACCTCATCCTGTGCTACTACGCCatcggagacagggagaggatgaagaagtCCTTCCAGAAGCTCATCTGCGTTCCTCTGGGCATCgatgaggaagacaagtacATCCCCACCAAC GACGACACCAAAGCCAACCTGGTGATCGAAGCTATCAAGAACGACAAGCTGCACCAGATGGAAAGAGAGCG gaAAGCCTTGGCTGAGAAGTTCATCATGACGTCTGCCAAGCTCATTGCTCCAGCCATCGAGACATCCTTTGCTGCTGGGTTTGACTG gtgtgtggagaTGGTGAAGAGCTCCCAGTACGTGGAGTTGGCCAACGATCTGGAGATCAACAAAGCCATCACCTACCTCCGACAGAGGGACTTCAACCAA GCTGTGGAAACCCTGAGGACCTTTGAGAAGAAAGACAGCAGAGTGAAGAGTGCTGCCGCCACCaacctctccttcctgttcttCCTG GAGAAGGACTACGACCAGGCGGATCGCTACGCTGACCTGGCCATGACGGCGGACCGCTACAACCCGGCCGCGTTGATCAACAAGGGCAACACGGTGTTCGTGAGGCATGACTACGCTAAGGCTGCTGAGTTCTACAAGGAGGCCCTCAGGAACGACTCCTCCTGCACCGAGGCCCTCTACAACCTGG GTCTGACCTATAAGCGCCTGGTTCGTCTGGAGGAGTCCCTGGACTGCTTCCTCAAACTGCACGCCATCCTCAGGAACAGCGCCCAGGTTATGCACCAGCTGGCCAGCCT CTATGAGATGCTGGAGGACCCCCACCAGGCTATCGAGTGGCTGATGCAGTTGATCAGCGTGACGCCCACAGACCCCCACGTGCTGGCCAAGCTGGGGGAGCTATATGACAGCGAGGGAGATAAATCCCAGGCCTTCCAGTACTACTATGAG TCGTTCCGATACTTCCCCTCCAACATCGAGGTGATAGAGTGGCTGGGAGCTTACTACATCGACACCCAGTTCTGTGAGAAGGCCATCCAGTACTTTGAGAGAGCCACACTCATCCA aCCCACCCAGGTGAAGTGGCAGCTGATGGTGGCTAGCTGTTACAGGAGGAGTG GAAACTATCAGAGAGCTCTGGAGACATACAAAGACATACATCGGAAGTTTCCAGACAATGTTGAAT GTCTTCGTTTCCTGGTGAGGCTGTGCACAGACATGGGGCTGAAGGAGGTTCAGGACTATGCCACCAAACTGAAGAAAGTGGAGAAGATGAAGGAAATCAGAGAGCAG agGGTGAAGTCCGCCAGGGAGGGCAGTGCCAGGGGCCGCAGAGAGAACAGTGCCAGTAGTG ATGTGGATATCAAAGCAG TGTCGGTCTCTGAGACTAAACACAGTCCAGTTCTGGAGCCAGGCAGAG acaGCGGGCAGAGCAGCCATGGTGCCAGCGCCAAAGGAGAGCGTCTGAGCGCCAGGCTGAGGGCGCTGCCCGGCGCCAACGAGCCCTACGAGGCCAGCAGCCAGAGAGACATAG ATGCCTCCTACGTGGACCCTCTGGGGCCACAGATTGAGAGACCGAAGACTGCGGCCAAAAAGCGCATGGAAGATGATGAGTTTGCGGACgaggagctgggagaggacCTCCTACCAGAGtag